Proteins encoded together in one Triticum dicoccoides isolate Atlit2015 ecotype Zavitan chromosome 7B, WEW_v2.0, whole genome shotgun sequence window:
- the LOC119337553 gene encoding polyadenylate-binding protein RBP45-like isoform X1 — MMPQPQPGVAAPQWGAIPPPMPPHQLPPPQMWGQPLQPQQVAYGQAQPPPQAAYYGRPAVPTQAPAGPNEVRTLWIGDLQYWMDENYVYNCFASTGEVQSVKLIRDKQTGQLQGYGFIEFTSHAGAERALQTFNGAMMPNVEMAYRLNWATAGEKRDDGADYTIFVGDLAADVTDYILQETFRVQYPSVKGAKVVTDKLTMRPKGYGFVKFGDPTEQTRAMTEMNGMLCSSRPMRIGPAANKQKATGVQEKVPSSQGVQTDNDPSNSTVFVGGLEPNTTEDVLKQLFTPYGEVVHVKIPVGKRCGFVQYASRSSAEEALLMLQGTMIGGQNVRLSWGRSPSNKQVQSQQDFNQWGGATANAGYYGYGQGYGAYGYATQPQDSNMYGYGKYAGYPNYAPQVAQQPQQEPVKSSLIVDAV; from the exons ATGATGCCCCAGCCGCAGCCCGGCGTCGCCGCGCCGCAGTGGGGCGCCATCCCACCGCCCATGCCGCCGCACCAGCTCCCGCCCCCGCAGATGTGGGGCCAGCCGCTGCAGCCCCAGCAGGTCGCGTATGGGCAGGCGCAGCCGCCTCCCCAGGCCGCGTACTACGGCCGGCCGGCTGTCCCGACGCAGGCGCCCGCTGGGCCCAACGAGGTCAGGACACTCTGGATAGGGGATCTGCAGTACTGGATGGACGAGAACTACGTCTACAATTGCTTCGCGAGCACCGGCGAG GTGCAATCTGTGAAGCTGATTCGTGACAAGCAGACTGGACAACTTCAAGGTTATGGCTTCATTGAATTCACAAGCCATGCTGGCGCTGAAAGAGCTCTTCAGACATTCAACGGGGCAATGATGCCAAATGTTGAGATGGCATACAGATTGAACTGGGCGACTGCTGGTGAAAAACGTGATGATGGCGCTGATTACACAATATTTGTTGGTGATTTGGCTGCTGATGTCACAGACTACATATTGCAAGAGACATTTAGGGTACAGTACCCCTCGGTTAAGGGTGCAAAAGTTGTAACGGATAAACTGACAATGCGCCCAAAGGGCTATGGCTTTGTGAAATTTGGTGATCCTACAGAGCAAACTCGTGCAATGACTGAAATGAATGGGATGCTCTGTTCTTCGAGGCCCATGCGTATTGGACCAGCTGCAAATAAGCAAAAAGCAACTGGAGTTCAAGAGAAAG TACCAAGTTCTCAGGGGGTTCAGACTGACAATGATCCTAGCAATTCCACT GTATTTGTTGGTGGCCTTGAGCCCAACACCACTGAGGATGTGTTAAAACAACTTTTCACTCCATATGGAGAAGTCGTCCATGTTAAGATACCTGTTGGCAAAAGATgtggttttgttcaatatgctaGCAG ATCCTCTGCAGAGGAAGCCCTGCTAATGCTGCAAGGTACCATGATTGGAGGGCAGAATGTGAGGCTTTCATGGGGTCGGAGCCCTTCAAACAAACAAGTTCAG TCTCAACAGGACTTCAACCAGTGGGGTGGTGCTACTGCTAATGCTGGCTACTATGGCTACGGACAAGGCTACGGGGCTTATGGATATGCTACTCAACCTCAGGACTCTAACATGTATGGGTATGGGAAATATGCTGGCTACCCAAACTATGCACCACAAGTAGCACAACAGCCGCAGCAGGAACCGGTAAAATCTTCGTTAATTGTAGATGCCGTCTGA
- the LOC119337553 gene encoding polyadenylate-binding protein RBP45-like isoform X2: MMPQPQPGVAAPQWGAIPPPMPPHQLPPPQMWGQPLQPQQVAYGQAQPPPQAAYYGRPAVPTQAPAGPNEVRTLWIGDLQYWMDENYVYNCFASTGEVQSVKLIRDKQTGQLQGYGFIEFTSHAGAERALQTFNGAMMPNVEMAYRLNWATAGEKRDDGADYTIFVGDLAADVTDYILQETFRVQYPSVKGAKVVTDKLTMRPKGYGFVKFGDPTEQTRAMTEMNGMLCSSRPMRIGPAANKQKATGVQEKVPSSQGVQTDNDPSNSTVFVGGLEPNTTEDVLKQLFTPYGEVVHVKIPVGKRCGFVQYASRSSAEEALLMLQGTMIGGQNVRLSWGRSPSNKQVQDFNQWGGATANAGYYGYGQGYGAYGYATQPQDSNMYGYGKYAGYPNYAPQVAQQPQQEPVKSSLIVDAV, encoded by the exons ATGATGCCCCAGCCGCAGCCCGGCGTCGCCGCGCCGCAGTGGGGCGCCATCCCACCGCCCATGCCGCCGCACCAGCTCCCGCCCCCGCAGATGTGGGGCCAGCCGCTGCAGCCCCAGCAGGTCGCGTATGGGCAGGCGCAGCCGCCTCCCCAGGCCGCGTACTACGGCCGGCCGGCTGTCCCGACGCAGGCGCCCGCTGGGCCCAACGAGGTCAGGACACTCTGGATAGGGGATCTGCAGTACTGGATGGACGAGAACTACGTCTACAATTGCTTCGCGAGCACCGGCGAG GTGCAATCTGTGAAGCTGATTCGTGACAAGCAGACTGGACAACTTCAAGGTTATGGCTTCATTGAATTCACAAGCCATGCTGGCGCTGAAAGAGCTCTTCAGACATTCAACGGGGCAATGATGCCAAATGTTGAGATGGCATACAGATTGAACTGGGCGACTGCTGGTGAAAAACGTGATGATGGCGCTGATTACACAATATTTGTTGGTGATTTGGCTGCTGATGTCACAGACTACATATTGCAAGAGACATTTAGGGTACAGTACCCCTCGGTTAAGGGTGCAAAAGTTGTAACGGATAAACTGACAATGCGCCCAAAGGGCTATGGCTTTGTGAAATTTGGTGATCCTACAGAGCAAACTCGTGCAATGACTGAAATGAATGGGATGCTCTGTTCTTCGAGGCCCATGCGTATTGGACCAGCTGCAAATAAGCAAAAAGCAACTGGAGTTCAAGAGAAAG TACCAAGTTCTCAGGGGGTTCAGACTGACAATGATCCTAGCAATTCCACT GTATTTGTTGGTGGCCTTGAGCCCAACACCACTGAGGATGTGTTAAAACAACTTTTCACTCCATATGGAGAAGTCGTCCATGTTAAGATACCTGTTGGCAAAAGATgtggttttgttcaatatgctaGCAG ATCCTCTGCAGAGGAAGCCCTGCTAATGCTGCAAGGTACCATGATTGGAGGGCAGAATGTGAGGCTTTCATGGGGTCGGAGCCCTTCAAACAAACAAGTTCAG GACTTCAACCAGTGGGGTGGTGCTACTGCTAATGCTGGCTACTATGGCTACGGACAAGGCTACGGGGCTTATGGATATGCTACTCAACCTCAGGACTCTAACATGTATGGGTATGGGAAATATGCTGGCTACCCAAACTATGCACCACAAGTAGCACAACAGCCGCAGCAGGAACCGGTAAAATCTTCGTTAATTGTAGATGCCGTCTGA